Proteins from one Thioflavicoccus mobilis 8321 genomic window:
- the dsbD gene encoding protein-disulfide reductase DsbD, with product MHHRRSLTRWAVIALALLAAAPALAAKDFLRPEQAFRVAAEAVGPEAVTLHWTIVPGYYLYRGQFAFRSETAGIEVRPVDWPPALTKHDEFFGEVATYRDRLTFQVPLARAPDVGDVLALVVTYQGCADAGLCYPPEQRRLEIALPPPAIGGAESVPAAGGDPPEGAKSLHDLVPSRAARLMGTPMRSGVGLTSPAADAPAPPLGRSLGLAAGDDLLPVEEAYRVSVEVIAPDRLRLTWQIAEGTYLYRDNLSLALEDAPDVTLGPYRLPEARIETDMIRPDGKVGDVALYHDAIELEVPLVRRSAQATEITLVARYQGCAERGVCYPPQTRRLPLALPTMMAPLAAGPGADSKAVADAVPAGASATIVADTPESGAVSEIDRLAAVLAGGNLWAILALFFGLGLLLSLTPCVFPMIPILSGLIAGHGHRITTGRAFVLSLVYVLAMAATYTVVGVFAGLFGANLQVAFQNPWVLSTFALLFVALALSMFGFYDLQLPSGLQTRLAELSHRQRGGTLTGVAVMGLLSALIVGPCVAPPLAGALIFIGQTGDALLGGLALFALSLGMGVPLIAIGTTAGKLLPRAGAWMEAVKAVFGVLLLGVAIWLLERILPVAVTMGLWGLLLVCSAVYMGALQPVPAGGSGWTRLWKGLGLALLVYGILMLVGAAAGSKDTLQPLRGLTLGNGAEAAQASFKPIKTVADLERELAAARAAGRPVMLDFYADWCRTCKELDRYTFSDPAVVDELRRFVLLRADVTANDAADRALLQGLIGLPGPPAIIFWDSAGRERRGYRIVGFESAPEFVTHLREVAP from the coding sequence CGAAACGGCCGGGATCGAGGTGCGCCCGGTCGATTGGCCGCCGGCCCTGACCAAGCACGACGAATTCTTCGGCGAGGTGGCGACCTACCGCGATCGGCTGACCTTCCAGGTGCCGCTCGCGCGCGCCCCCGATGTCGGTGACGTCTTGGCCCTGGTGGTCACCTATCAGGGCTGTGCCGATGCCGGCCTTTGCTATCCGCCCGAGCAGCGCAGGCTCGAGATCGCCCTGCCGCCGCCCGCCATCGGGGGCGCGGAGTCGGTCCCCGCAGCCGGCGGCGATCCGCCCGAGGGTGCGAAGTCGCTGCATGATCTCGTCCCCTCTCGGGCCGCTCGCCTGATGGGCACCCCGATGCGCTCAGGGGTCGGTCTGACTTCGCCCGCCGCCGACGCTCCGGCGCCACCGCTCGGTCGTTCGCTTGGGCTTGCCGCCGGTGACGATCTGCTGCCCGTCGAGGAGGCCTACCGCGTCTCGGTCGAGGTGATCGCCCCCGATCGGCTGCGCCTGACCTGGCAGATCGCCGAGGGGACCTATTTGTATCGCGACAACCTGTCCCTCGCGCTTGAGGATGCCCCGGACGTCACCCTGGGCCCCTACCGTTTGCCCGAGGCGCGGATCGAGACCGATATGATTCGGCCCGACGGCAAGGTCGGCGATGTCGCCCTCTACCACGACGCCATCGAGCTGGAGGTGCCGCTCGTGCGCCGCAGCGCTCAGGCGACCGAGATCACGCTGGTCGCGCGCTATCAGGGCTGCGCCGAACGGGGCGTCTGCTATCCGCCGCAGACCCGCCGGCTGCCTCTCGCATTGCCGACGATGATGGCGCCGCTTGCCGCCGGCCCGGGCGCCGACTCCAAGGCTGTCGCGGACGCCGTGCCGGCAGGCGCCTCGGCCACGATAGTCGCCGACACACCCGAGTCCGGGGCCGTCTCCGAGATCGATCGCCTGGCTGCGGTGCTGGCCGGCGGCAACCTCTGGGCCATCCTGGCACTCTTCTTCGGGCTCGGCCTGCTGCTCTCGCTGACCCCCTGCGTCTTTCCGATGATCCCGATCCTCTCGGGGCTCATCGCCGGTCACGGGCATCGCATCACGACCGGCCGCGCCTTCGTGCTGTCGCTCGTCTACGTACTGGCGATGGCGGCGACCTACACGGTCGTTGGCGTCTTCGCCGGGCTGTTCGGCGCCAACCTCCAGGTCGCCTTCCAGAATCCCTGGGTCCTGTCGACCTTTGCCCTGCTCTTCGTCGCGCTGGCCCTGTCGATGTTCGGCTTCTACGATCTGCAGCTGCCGTCCGGGCTCCAGACCCGGCTCGCCGAGCTCAGCCATCGCCAGCGCGGCGGGACCCTGACCGGTGTCGCCGTCATGGGCCTGCTGTCGGCCTTGATCGTCGGCCCCTGTGTGGCGCCGCCGCTTGCCGGGGCACTGATCTTCATCGGCCAGACCGGTGATGCGCTGCTTGGCGGGCTCGCCCTGTTCGCCCTCAGCCTCGGGATGGGGGTGCCCTTGATCGCGATCGGGACCACCGCCGGCAAGCTCCTGCCGCGCGCCGGCGCCTGGATGGAGGCGGTCAAGGCGGTCTTCGGCGTGCTGCTCCTGGGTGTGGCCATCTGGCTGCTGGAGCGGATCCTGCCGGTCGCCGTGACCATGGGGCTCTGGGGGCTGCTGCTCGTCTGTTCGGCCGTCTACATGGGTGCCCTGCAGCCGGTGCCGGCCGGGGGAAGCGGTTGGACGCGGTTATGGAAGGGGTTGGGGCTGGCGCTGCTGGTCTACGGCATCCTGATGCTGGTCGGCGCTGCCGCCGGCAGCAAGGACACCCTCCAACCACTGCGTGGCCTGACCCTGGGCAACGGGGCCGAGGCCGCCCAGGCGTCGTTCAAACCGATCAAGACGGTCGCCGACCTGGAGCGCGAACTGGCTGCCGCGCGTGCCGCCGGCCGGCCGGTGATGCTCGACTTCTATGCCGATTGGTGCCGGACCTGCAAGGAGCTCGATCGCTACACCTTCAGCGACCCGGCCGTCGTCGACGAGCTGCGGCGCTTCGTCCTGCTGCGCGCCGACGTCACCGCCAACGACGCCGCCGATCGCGCCCTGCTCCAGGGCTTGATCGGGTTGCCCGGTCCGCCGGCGATCATCTTCTGGGACAGCGCCGGGCGCGAGCGGCGCGGCTATCGAATCGTCGGCTTCGAGTCGGCGCCGGAGTTCGTCACCCACCTGCGCGAGGTGGCGCCATGA
- a CDS encoding TlpA family protein disulfide reductase, translated as MSAVKTVSVTLLAGVLSIGIAVLGERWFGDEESPRPPRADREGLLDNLPSVQWTDLAGRTLESADWTGEPVVLHYWATWCPVCREQLTLLAEAQRRHGDASLRVVGIAIDRREDLERFLAENRVDYPVVLGDPEAMVLARRLGDHLQGVPFLVLFDRSGRRVFARTGAFTATELDRLLGQVLGQDAPSRPPGAEGSARIAPVL; from the coding sequence ATGAGCGCCGTGAAGACGGTGTCGGTGACCTTGCTCGCCGGCGTTCTGAGCATCGGTATCGCCGTGCTCGGCGAGCGTTGGTTCGGCGACGAGGAGTCGCCGCGACCGCCGCGGGCCGACCGCGAAGGGCTCCTCGACAATCTGCCGTCCGTGCAATGGACCGACCTGGCGGGGCGCACGCTCGAGAGCGCCGACTGGACCGGCGAACCTGTCGTTCTCCACTACTGGGCGACCTGGTGCCCGGTGTGTCGCGAGCAGCTGACCCTGCTCGCCGAGGCCCAGCGGCGCCATGGCGATGCGTCGCTGCGGGTCGTCGGCATCGCCATCGACCGGCGCGAGGATCTGGAGCGCTTTCTTGCCGAGAACCGGGTCGACTATCCCGTCGTGCTCGGCGACCCCGAGGCCATGGTCCTGGCGCGGCGCCTGGGTGACCACCTCCAGGGCGTGCCGTTTCTGGTCCTCTTCGATCGTTCCGGCCGCCGCGTATTCGCGCGCACCGGCGCGTTCACGGCCACGGAACTGGATCGACTGCTCGGGCAGGTGCTGGGGCAAGATGCTCCCAGCCGGCCGCCGGGCGCAGAAGGTTCGGCTCGCATCGCCCCGGTTCTCTAA
- the aroQ gene encoding type II 3-dehydroquinate dehydratase, whose translation MALILVLNGPNLNLLGAREPDHYGRVGLAGIQAGLERTANAAGHRLHFVQSNAESELIEAIHAAGRDGVGFILFNPAAFTHTSIALRDALLAVAIPFIEVHLSNVHAREPFRAHSYFSDIAVGVVTGLGAQGYDLALRAALARLDPDNTPEK comes from the coding sequence ATGGCGTTGATCCTGGTCCTGAATGGTCCCAACCTGAATCTCCTCGGCGCCCGCGAGCCGGATCACTACGGACGGGTGGGGCTGGCGGGCATCCAGGCGGGGCTGGAACGCACGGCCAACGCCGCCGGCCATCGGCTGCACTTCGTGCAGAGCAACGCCGAGTCCGAGCTGATCGAGGCCATCCACGCGGCGGGGCGTGACGGGGTCGGGTTCATCCTCTTCAATCCGGCTGCCTTCACCCACACGAGCATCGCCCTGCGCGATGCCCTCTTGGCGGTCGCCATCCCATTCATCGAGGTGCATCTCTCGAACGTGCACGCGCGGGAGCCGTTTCGTGCCCACTCCTACTTTTCTGACATCGCCGTCGGCGTCGTCACCGGTCTCGGTGCCCAAGGTTACGACCTGGCCCTGCGTGCCGCCTTGGCGCGGCTCGATCCGGACAATACGCCAGAGAAATAG
- the accB gene encoding acetyl-CoA carboxylase biotin carboxyl carrier protein — protein MDIRKVKKLIELIEQSDVAEIEIHEGEESVRISRHGTNPVPYLMPQSLAAQPSAVPVPESPAPAEAAPAQSDAQPEDNLVRSPMVGTFYRASSPGSPPFVDEGDRVKVGDTLCIIEAMKILNQIESEKTGTIRRILVENGQPVEYNQILFVIE, from the coding sequence ATGGACATCCGCAAGGTCAAAAAGCTCATCGAGCTCATCGAGCAATCCGACGTCGCCGAGATCGAGATCCACGAGGGCGAGGAGTCGGTCCGCATCAGCCGCCATGGGACCAATCCGGTGCCCTACCTGATGCCGCAGTCCCTGGCCGCTCAACCGAGCGCCGTGCCGGTCCCGGAGAGTCCGGCGCCGGCCGAGGCGGCGCCAGCCCAGTCCGACGCGCAGCCCGAGGACAATCTGGTGCGCTCGCCGATGGTCGGCACCTTCTATCGTGCCTCGTCGCCCGGCAGCCCGCCGTTCGTCGACGAGGGCGACCGAGTCAAGGTCGGCGATACCCTTTGTATCATCGAGGCGATGAAGATCCTCAATCAGATCGAGTCGGAGAAGACCGGTACCATTCGGCGCATCCTGGTCGAAAACGGCCAGCCCGTCGAATACAACCAGATCCTCTTCGTCATCGAATAA
- the accC gene encoding acetyl-CoA carboxylase biotin carboxylase subunit, translating into MIEKVLIANRGEIALRILRACRELGIKTVAVHSEADRDLKHVLLADESVCIGPAPSRDSYLQIPAIISAAEVTDTVAIHPGYGFLSENADFAERVEHSGFIFIGPRPETIRLMGDKVSAISAMRAAGVPCVPGSDGPLDDDKRRTMEMARAIGYPVIIKAAGGGGGRGMRVVHSEATLLNSISLTRGEAAAAFGNETVYMEKYLENPRHIEFQVLADQHGNAIHLGERDCSMQRRHQKVVEEAPAPDISDEQRRRIGERCAEACRKIGYRGAGTFEFLYENGEFYFIEMNTRVQVEHPVTEMITGVDIVREQIRIAAHEPLRYRQEDIAIRGHAIECRINAEDSETFRPSPGRIEEFHGPGGPGIRLDTHIYSGYVVPPYYDSMIGKLVAHGEDRESALARMCNALRETVIEGISTNIPLQRQIMKDVAFRTGGANIHYLEKKLGM; encoded by the coding sequence ATGATTGAAAAGGTACTGATCGCGAATCGGGGGGAGATCGCTCTGCGGATCCTGCGCGCCTGCCGCGAACTCGGCATCAAGACGGTGGCGGTGCACTCGGAGGCCGATCGTGACCTCAAGCACGTGCTGCTCGCCGACGAGTCGGTCTGCATCGGCCCGGCGCCCTCGCGCGACAGCTATCTGCAGATCCCGGCCATCATCAGCGCTGCCGAGGTCACGGATACCGTCGCGATCCATCCCGGCTACGGCTTCCTCTCGGAGAATGCCGATTTCGCCGAGCGGGTCGAGCACAGCGGCTTCATCTTCATCGGTCCGCGGCCGGAGACGATCCGCCTGATGGGCGACAAGGTCTCGGCGATCAGTGCGATGCGTGCCGCCGGCGTGCCCTGCGTGCCGGGCTCCGACGGTCCGCTCGACGATGACAAGCGGCGCACGATGGAGATGGCCCGCGCGATCGGTTATCCGGTCATCATCAAGGCGGCCGGCGGCGGTGGCGGGCGCGGCATGCGCGTCGTGCACTCAGAGGCGACGCTGCTGAACTCCATCTCACTGACCCGCGGCGAGGCGGCGGCGGCCTTTGGCAACGAGACCGTCTACATGGAGAAGTACCTGGAGAACCCGCGTCACATCGAGTTCCAGGTCCTCGCCGATCAACACGGTAACGCCATCCACTTGGGCGAGCGCGATTGCTCGATGCAGCGTCGCCATCAGAAGGTCGTCGAGGAGGCCCCGGCGCCCGACATCAGCGATGAACAGCGCCGGCGGATCGGTGAGCGCTGCGCCGAGGCCTGCCGCAAGATCGGCTATCGCGGTGCCGGCACCTTCGAGTTTCTCTACGAGAACGGCGAGTTCTATTTCATCGAGATGAATACGCGTGTGCAGGTCGAGCACCCGGTCACCGAGATGATCACCGGCGTCGACATCGTGCGCGAGCAGATCCGCATCGCCGCCCACGAGCCGCTGCGCTATCGGCAGGAGGACATCGCGATTCGCGGCCATGCCATCGAGTGTCGGATCAACGCCGAGGACTCGGAGACCTTCCGCCCGAGCCCCGGGCGGATCGAGGAGTTCCACGGCCCGGGCGGGCCCGGCATCCGCCTCGATACCCACATCTACAGCGGCTATGTCGTGCCGCCTTACTACGACTCGATGATCGGCAAGCTGGTCGCCCACGGCGAGGACCGCGAGTCGGCGCTGGCACGCATGTGCAACGCGCTGCGCGAGACCGTCATCGAGGGCATCTCGACCAACATCCCGTTGCAGCGCCAGATCATGAAGGATGTGGCCTTCCGGACCGGTGGCGCGAATATCCACTATCTGGAAAAGAAACTCGGGATGTAG
- the prmA gene encoding 50S ribosomal protein L11 methyltransferase, producing MSWLQITVAVRRAEAEAVEAAMEAAGAAAVTFADAADEPQLEPPPGATPLWQAVQVTGLFSDDATGQAQVRELDAALRRLVDTAPVVARLADQVWERVWLDTFRPTRFGRRLWVCPHGQRPDDPQAVVVALDPGLAFGTGHHPTTALCLAWLDASPLAGETLIDYGCGSGILAIAAARLGAARIVAIDHDPQALEATRANAAANGVAERILVCDPDQVPAMTADRLVANILAAPLFELAGRFAGYLRPGGALALSGILAEQVEAVAAAYAEGFALNPPQHREDWVLLGGRRLADSGSRA from the coding sequence ATGTCCTGGCTCCAGATCACAGTCGCCGTGCGGCGCGCCGAGGCCGAGGCCGTCGAGGCCGCGATGGAGGCGGCCGGCGCCGCCGCCGTGACCTTCGCCGACGCCGCCGACGAGCCCCAGCTCGAACCGCCGCCGGGGGCGACACCGCTGTGGCAGGCTGTCCAGGTGACGGGGCTCTTTTCCGACGATGCGACAGGCCAGGCCCAGGTCCGCGAGCTCGATGCGGCGCTGCGCCGCCTGGTCGATACCGCACCGGTGGTCGCCCGCCTCGCCGACCAGGTCTGGGAGCGCGTCTGGCTCGACACCTTCCGCCCGACCCGCTTCGGCCGGCGGTTATGGGTCTGTCCTCACGGCCAGCGGCCCGACGACCCGCAGGCCGTCGTCGTCGCCCTCGACCCCGGGCTCGCCTTCGGCACCGGCCACCACCCGACGACGGCCCTGTGCCTGGCCTGGCTCGATGCCAGTCCGCTCGCCGGCGAGACCCTGATCGACTATGGCTGCGGCTCGGGCATCCTGGCGATCGCCGCCGCGCGTCTCGGCGCTGCCCGCATCGTCGCCATCGATCACGACCCACAGGCGCTGGAGGCCACCCGGGCCAACGCCGCCGCGAACGGGGTCGCCGAGCGGATCCTCGTCTGCGATCCAGACCAGGTGCCGGCCATGACCGCCGATCGCCTGGTCGCCAACATCCTGGCCGCGCCGCTCTTCGAGCTCGCCGGGCGCTTCGCTGGCTACCTGCGCCCGGGCGGCGCGCTGGCCCTCTCGGGCATCCTCGCCGAGCAGGTCGAGGCCGTCGCCGCGGCCTATGCCGAGGGCTTCGCGCTCAATCCGCCGCAGCACCGCGAGGACTGGGTGCTGCTCGGCGGGCGGCGCCTCGCCGACAGCGGATCAAGGGCCTAG